caggaaattgttgattgtgaaaaactcagcagcgttgcagttcttgacacaaactggtgcgcctggcacctactaccataccctgttcagagGCACTTAAATCTTCTGTCCTTGGTTAAACTTTTTTTCCATCCACTCCGTAGCTAATGTTGTCCATGCTTGTTGGCCTTGACCTGGGGTCTAAAGATATCATGTAATCTTGAAAGCATTTTATTCTCTAATCCTTGCCACTTTATTATGGTCATTTAGAGCTATTTGAATGAACAATACTTAAATATTGTACCTTTTTTAAAGGGGATGTCTTGGGAACAAATACACGCCCATACAGGCAAAggactgttcacacacacactcacacactccttTACGTAGTAACTCTGTGCACTTCCAACCCAATAACAGATGTTTCCTATGATTCTAACCATAGCTTGGACCCAGAGGGGTTGTAATAACTTTATGCCTTTTCATAACTGATTTTGGATATTCTCCTTACCAACTTCTTAAACTTAGCTAACCCTTATCATCAAAGAGGGAACTTTTTCTGGGCCAgttgttaaagggatactttgggattttggcagtgAAGATGAACTCCTGGATACAATTTTTACAGTATGTCtttgcatccagtatgaaggaagctaGTTAGTTTCGGGAGCCAATGCTAACCATTGATTTCCAGTTATTGCGCTATAAATGTTACCattgacttccagtcattgtgctaacgctagttagcagttacgctaatgctagttagtaacttcaaactgcacacagagacataaaaattggCTTTGGctcttcattgccaaaatcctgaaggatCCCTTAAAGGGCAGCATACTGTTTGTACAGCTCCATTGACATCTCACCACATAATCAATATGCCACAAATTAAAACTATGAACATCTCACCACATAATCAATACGCCACAAATTAAAACTATGATTGGCAAACATTCTTAGTCCATTTTtctcaaaataacaaaacaacaacagtGACCCCACAACCACCAATCGACTGCTCTGATACATTTAACTCCAGCTCATCTAAATTGGATTTGCCTGTTTTAACTGTGAAGTCCAAAGACAGAGGGCCAGGGGATATCCATTTCAACCTAATCCCCTACCTTTCATTGTCTCCCCACAGTACTTTGTCTTGCTGCTGTGTATCTTCCTGCTGGAGATCCTCGCCGGTGTCCTGGCTTACATCTATTACCAGCAGGTAATGAATGACTTGATTCACCACCTGATTCCATCGCCAGTAACACTATCTATACCCAGAGCCTGCCCAGAAACAGGAGAGTGTATGTTTGTAAAAACTGAAACCACAACAAGGGAAGGTTCACTGATAAtgtcccagtctctctctttctccatctgttgcttttctctctatctctctctcgctctgattTCCCATGCATGCCACCTCTTGTTGTAGCATTTCTGTAGTGTGATGATATCACTAAGATGTGATTCCCACTACTATCCTTGTTATTACTATATACCCCTGCTGTGTAGATGTACGACCTGCAGGAATGTTATCATACCAGCTTGGTGTGTGTCATTTGAACTCTCTCTGTGTAATTGTCTGCTCATATTCCTTTGGCCTTTCACCCTGTTTTCATCTCACTGCTGCAGTGTTTCCCACACTGTCAACAGGTCAAATAAAAACCTATTctatttctctcccccctccctctcccgtcCATTTATTCCCTTTATCTCTCCTTAACGTTCTGACTTGGCTCTACAATCTGTGGTTGTCATAGAAACTGTTAACCAGCTAGATGTAGGCCTATGCTCTTACCCGAGTGCCTAAGTTTTGTGCTATGGTTATAAATCAATGAAAATGTACTTCCTCTTACCTTTATGTATATCATTTCCTCTTTCCTCAAGAGGAGTTCTTTCTGTAATTACAGTTTTAGCTATTCTAGACCTTTGATACAGTGTATCTTTCTATTAAATCAACAATGGGATGCATTACATTCCTTCAAGTGTTATTCTACTGACCAGAAGATTGTCTTCTTTTTCTATAGTCTGATGGGTAGCTGTGTTGTAGTCTAACCAACGTCATGTTTACTGTGTCCGTTCTCTCATAACCCCTGTGTCGTGTCTTCCTCTGCAGCTCAATGAGGAGCTGAAACAGAACCTGCAGGAGACCATGGTGCAGAAGTACAGGCAGCCGGAGCAGGAGCACATCACCAAAGCAGTGGACAAGCTGCAGCACGAGGTAAGACAAGACAACATAAGCAGACTTGAGGAGTTTGGTTAGGCGTTTTTGGAAATATTAATGTGGGAATTTGTTGATTTTTCTCCAATGTGAATTAATAATCAACTTGTTTATGTTTACGTTCATTGTATCTACTGTTATTTACACTGGCACAGTTATGTGTTTTCATTATGCATGGTTACAGTATGTTATAGCCATACATGTAACTCGTCATTATGCAAGTTGTTATTTGAAAGATGGCCCATTGTTTTGTATAAGGATTTGGTTCATGAACTGAATATCATTCAGCTCGTCTTCTGAAACAACTGCAAGGCAATTGGAAAAACATCCACCACCCTGTTGTGAAatgccatctcctcctctctcttttccgcCAGTTTAAGTGCTGTGGCAGCAACAGCTCATCGGACTGGGGCGAGAGCGTGTGGATCCGCACCAGTGAGGCAGGTGGCAGGCTGGTGCCGGATAGCTGCTGTAAGACCCAGACTCTGAACTGCGGCCGCAGGGACCACCCATCAAACATCTACAAGGTGGAGGTGAGTGTCAGATACAGAGAGCAGCCAGTGTTGTTGAGTGTTAGTGTGCTTGCAATGCTTAGTGCAAATTCTGCTTGAGTTCAGGTTTGTGAATCAAGATCATAGCTGtgggaagtagtttgggggtggGTGTGCTGCAATTTTTTTcttattccttatattaagcaaaccagacagcacgatttcctagttttttaaaattatttacgGATAGACATGGGCACACTTCAACACTTAGACAATCATTTACTAatcaagcatttgtgtttagtgagtccgccagatcagaggcagtacacatgaccagggatgttctcttgataagtgcgggaattggaccattttcctgtctcgctaagcattcgaaatgtaacgagtacttttgggtgtcaggggaaatgtatggctaaaaagtacattattttctttagttgtcaaaatataaatagtaaagtacagataccccaaaaaactacttaagtagtactttaaagtatttttacttaagtactttacagcaCTGTAATCTGATAATACATGTGGAATATAAAAATACTTGCCTGatatgttttccagtttcttgaaatactttgcaaatgcaacttatttgtatttgtaaactgaaatggtctattcattccttttacattttagtagatgcTCTCATCcagagtgagtgcatacattttcatactttttcgtactggtcacccgtgggaatcgaacccacaatcctagTGTTGCAAgcgcaatgctctaccaactgagccacatcatcaTAAACCACTTGATGTCACAATGTGCTCATTTACTGTATTGTTCATTGTTTTTcttcatgatgatggaaagtctacaggtacaaacctagatgacctgactatgtacaatacagtaatggACATTTACATTAAGTGGTTTGTATGGATGGTAAATTAATGCTGCACAAAACCtggttgttttccatgttatttgatcaagaaaGAAAAATATTTTGTTTGATGTCTTTGGCCATAACTTTGCaccttttgatgtaaatgtttgaggacagggttttgttctttctggattccattagaataACAATAGCATGGAAAGGGACAGGGCAACAATTAttacaattccaactattgaatcctGCAAGATACTGTTCTTAATTATACAACTACCTTTTTTGACAAAGCGGAGATGCTGAAAATATGTTTTTGCCCACGATTCAGATGTTAATATCGGTCCACTAATACTAATAAAGGCCCAGTACAGTActttagtaaaaaataaaatatatatatatattttttttttgtattatgaatatattttttttaattcagatttttcagggggtgctccATCCCCCTCAGCTCCCCTACTTCCCACAGCTATGATCAAGATTGAAAGTCATCTTgaaagtctctctctcacacacacacacacacaatgtggtcCTACCTTTCCTCTCTTTCCAGGGGGGTTGTATCACTAAACTGGAGAACTTCATTTTGGACCACCTGAAGATCATTGGAGCGGTGGGCGTGGGCATCGCCTGTGTACAGGTGAGCAAAAATAAGCCATTTCACTGTTTACAGCACAGAGATAACCCAAGATGGCCACCATAAACATCCTTGCCCTGGTCTCTCGAAATTCAGGGGTAATGGTAGAAGTGTAATGGTagaagtctctttctctctctctccctctctctctctcagattgtGGGGATGGTGTTTACTTGCTGTCTATATCGGAGTTTGAAGGCAGAGCCGTACTGAGAGTAGAAC
This genomic stretch from Salmo salar chromosome ssa26, Ssal_v3.1, whole genome shotgun sequence harbors:
- the LOC106587086 gene encoding CD151 antigen, encoding MGAPATAYDEKKETCGTVCLKYLLFTFNFLFWLAGGVVMAVGIWTLVEKSDYISLLSSATYAASAYILILAGAIVMVTGVLGCCATFKEQRRLLRVYFVLLLCIFLLEILAGVLAYIYYQQLNEELKQNLQETMVQKYRQPEQEHITKAVDKLQHEFKCCGSNSSSDWGESVWIRTSEAGGRLVPDSCCKTQTLNCGRRDHPSNIYKVEGGCITKLENFILDHLKIIGAVGVGIACVQIVGMVFTCCLYRSLKAEPY